From one Stigmatopora nigra isolate UIUO_SnigA chromosome 8, RoL_Snig_1.1, whole genome shotgun sequence genomic stretch:
- the cryba1a gene encoding crystallin, beta A1a, translated as MTQNNPNPMGPWKITVYDQENFQGKRLDFTSSCQNIMESGTDNIRSLKVECGAWAGYEHSSFCGQQFVLERGEYPNWESWSGNIAYHTERMMSFRPICSASHKESKMVVFEKENFMGCQWEVNDDYPSLQAMGWGTNEIGSMQVQSGAWVCYQFPGYRGYQYILECDHHGGEYKHYREWGSHAQSFQVQSLRRIQQ; from the exons ATGACTcaaaataatcctaacccaatgGGACCATGGAAG ATAACAGTTTATGACCAAGAGAACTTCCAGGGAAAGCGTCTCGACTTTACCTCCTCCTGCCAGAACATCATGGAGTCTGGCACTGACAACATTCGCTCCCTGAAGGTGGAGTGTGGCGC TTGGGCAGGATATGAACACTCCAGCTTCTGTGGACAGCAGTTTGTGTTGGAGAGAGGGGAGTACCCTAACTGGGAGTCGTGGAGTGGCAACATTGCCTATCACACTGAGAGGATGATGTCCTTCCGCCCCATCTGCTCTGCT AGCCACAAGGAGTCTAAAATGGTGGTGTTTGAGAAAGAGAACTTTATGGGATGCCAGTGGGAGGTAAATGATGACTACCCATCACTGCAGGCCATGGGCTGGGGAACCAATGAGATTGGATCCATGCAGGTTCAGAGTGGCGC CTGGGTGTGCTACCAATTCCCTGGTTACCGTGGTTACCAGTACATTCTGGAGTGTGATCACCATGGTGGCGAGTACAAGCATTACAGAGAATGGGGCTCCCATGCGCAGTCATTCCAGGTGCAGTCACTGCGTCGCATCCAGCAATGA
- the crybb1l3 gene encoding crystallin, beta B1, like 3 isoform X1, with the protein MQQDLIMSHSGAQGSIGSHSAMALRSHKIHLYEFENFQGRKIELSAECRNLSDKGIEKIGSIRVENGPWVGFEQQNLTGEMFMLEKGEYPRWDTWSNSYRCDRLMSVRPVKMDPQDHKICLYECTNFEGRKMEVSDEDIPSLWSYGFQDRVASIQVTGGTWVAYQYPGYRGYQYIMEMGSFKHWNEWGAHQPQIQSIRRVKDMQTHRRGCFEMNSDSRSSYGLTGH; encoded by the exons atgcaGCAGG ATCTGATAATGTCTCATTCTGGTGCTCAAGGAAGCATTGGCAGTCACTCTGCCATGGCCCTGAGAAGTCACAAG ATTCACCTGTATGAATTTGAAAACTTCCAAGGCCGTAAAATCGAGCTGTCCGCCGAGTGCCGGAATCTGAGCGACAAGGGGATAGAAAAAATTGGCTCCATTCGTGTTGAGAATGGACC GTGGGTTGGCTTTGAGCAGCAGAACCTGACTGGGGAGATGTTCATGTTGGAGAAGGGAGAATACCCCAGATGGGATACGTGGTCCAACAGCTACAGGTGTGACCGTCTGATGTCAGTCAGGCCAGTCAAAATG GACCCCCAGGACCACAAAATTTGCCTATATGAATGCACAAACTTTGAAGGCCGCAAGATGGAGGTCAGCGATGAGGATATTCCAAGCTTGTGGTCGTATGGCTTCCAGGACCGCGTTGCTAGCATTCAAGTCACGGGTGGAAC GTGGGTGGCTTACCAGTACCCTGGCTACCGTGGTTACCAGTATATCATGGAAATGGGCTCTTTTAAGCACTGGAACGAGTGGGGTGCCCACCAACCCCAGATTCAGTCCATCCGTAGGGTGAAAGATATGCAGACCCACCGCAGAGGGTGCTTTGAGATGAACTCCGACAGCCGTTCAAGCTATGGGCTGACAGGACATTAG
- the cpda gene encoding carboxypeptidase D, with product MAYRRKPESTTGKLRVSLFLSFVFLAFHLSGADDRQPRTRSAPIVETVENYDKYYNYADLTVRLQAYAEKYPHIAKLSSIGQSVQGRELWVMRITKDPHIETPGKPRFKYIGNMHGDETVSRQILVYLVENLLTNYENDPRISALVNTTDIYIMPSMNPDGFEMSKEGVCRGHRGGRNNAKNKDLNRSFPDQFGMKVPTDPDNVPEVMAVIRWMLDKQFVLSANLHGGTVVASYPFDDSASHEKQDHYSRSADDSLFRSLALVYAKNHPVMKTGKPNCPDTPQETFKDGITNGAHWYDVTGGMQDYNYLHANCLEITIELSCCKYPPASELHKEWDLNRESLLAYIEKIHIGVRGYVKDLVSGSAITNADIVVEGILHNMTTGTYGDYYRLLLPGTYNITAMATGYIPVTHNSVQVVDGNATELNFALEPVSIKSTFSERVTMTTPSTLSTTDITISSNADTHPSTQPRVVTLSESKRTPTAPPPEPQPIQPQEFRHHNYSDMETFLRKYSEDFPSIAHLYSIGRSVEGRELYVMVISDNPTVHEHGEPEFKYVGNMHGNEVVGRELLLNLIEYLCLNYGTDREVTALVNSTRIHIMPSMNPDGYEAAREGDERGYKGRNNSNNLDLNRNFPDQFGTIKDPRQPETIAVMNWLKSIPFVLSANLHGGSLVVNYPFDDDKEMKTHYSKAPDDQVFQQVARAYSEENLQMHNGHPCARLYPEEYFADGITNGASWYNVAGGMQDWNYINTNCFEVTIELGCVKYPWAKDLPKYWEQNRRSLLEFIHQVHRGIKGTVSDSRNGMGIPNATIQVEDIDKNITTALTGDYWRLLVQGTYSITASAHGYQSVKTYATVSKNGVEVVDFRLTRLDSEPHEQPLPGPQPSHKLPEVGFESIIKDLSLGQALEELVQSTNTENSFRFRGYKDLSAFLQGLSHNYTKITSLQSLGHSVEFRTIWALEISNNPGAAGPSEPKVRYVAGIHGNAPVGTELLLNFAALLCHNYNKNPVITKLINETTIVIVPLINPDGREQAVEKQCTSTRGFPNAHGKDLDTDFFGNTSQHVVDPQPETRAMMDMVLDKSYTLSVALESGSLVATYPYDKPVQSVENEGTLKYLASVYAKNHPKMHHGNSSCGNNGQASNIPDGVMRAAERQSHMGSMKDFSMDFGQCPEITVYTGCCLFPPMEQLATLWAENKKPLLRMLVEAHKGLRGMVRDKSGKPIVGAIIVLNGGVKVLTGEGGHFHALLAPGNHMIEAVADGYQQQRQEVVVSSYEAARSIIIEFDMDHSIFGLPREFVVASAAATMTALVVTACIIWCVCAAKSNRQKDGFHRLRQHRDEYDDEIRLTSMGSKKSLLSHEFQDESESDEDTLYANKI from the exons ATGGCGTACAGAAGGAAACCGGAATCTACGACTGGGAAACTACGGGTGTCACTTTTCCTTTCTTTTGTCTTTCTTGCGTTTCACCTCAGCGGTGCAGACGATCGGCAACCCCGGACACGAAGCGCCCCGATTGTCGAAACGGTAGAAAACTACGATAAATACTACAATTATGCCGATCTAACGGTGCGATTGCAGGCTTATGCTGAGAAATACCCTCACATAGCAAAGCTGTCAAGCATTGGACAATCCGTCCAGGGCAGGGAGCTCTGGGTGATGAGGATCACCAAGGACCCCCATATAGAAACACCCGGAAAACCCAGGTTCAAATATATCGGCAACATGCACGGCGACGAGACCGTCTCCAGGCAGATTCTGGTCTATCTTGTGGAAAACTTGCTGACTAACTATGAGAATGATCCCAGGATATCTGCATTGGTAAACACCACTGACATATACATCATGCCCAGTATGAATCCTGATGGATTCGAGATGTCCAAAGAAGGGGTGTGTCGTGGGCATCGAGGGGGGCGAAACAATGCCAAAAACAAGGACCTGAACAGGAGCTTTCCTGACCAATTTGGGATGAAAGTACCTACAGATCCTGATAATGTTCCTGAAGTCATGGCTGTGATTAGATGGATGCTTGACAAACA GTTTGTTCTGTCTGCTAACCTGCACGGTGGAACTGTGGTTGCCAGCTACCCGTTTGATGACTCAGCCTCTCATGAGAAACAAGATCATTATAGCCGATCAGCGGACGACAGTCTTTTTCGCAGTTTGGCCCTGGTTTATGCCAAGAACCACCCGGTGATGAAGACTGGCAAGCCCAATTGTCCTGATACTCCACAAGAGACCTTTAAAGATGGAATCACGAATGGGGCACATTGGTATGATGTGACAG GAGGGATGCAGGACTACAACTACCTTCATGCAAACTGTCTTGAAATCACCATTGAGCTTAGCTGCTGCAAATATCCCCCCGCTTCTGAACTCCACAAGGAATGGGACCTTAACCGAGAGTCTCTCCTGGCTTACATTGAAAAG ATTCATATAGGTGTCCGTGGATATGTAAAAGATCTGGTCAGCGGTTCCGCCATTACCAATGCCGACATAGTGGTCGAGGGTATTCTTCACAATATGACCACTGGAACATATGGCGATTACTACAGACTTTTGCTGCCAGGAACCTACAACATCACTGCTATGGCTACAGG CTACATACCAGTGACACACAACAGCGTACAAGTCGTCGATGGGAATGCCACTGAACTTAATTTTGCCTTAGAACCAGTTTCCATTAAGTCAACCTTCTCAGAAAGAGTCACAATGACCACACCCTCTACGCTATCAACCACTGATATTACCATCTCTTCAAATGCCGACACTCATCCCTCCACCCAGCCTCGGGTAGTAACCTTGTCAGAAAGCAAAAGAACACCCACTGCGCCACCACCTGAACCGCAGCCCATTCAACCACAGGAATTTCGTCATCACAATTATTCTGACATGGAGACATTCTTACGCAAGTACAGCGAAGACTTCCCATCGATTGCTCATCTTTACTCTATTGGCCGTTCTGTAGAAGGCAGGGAGCTCTATGTGATGGTTATCTCAGACAACCCCACAGTTCATGAACACG GTGAGCCCGAATTTAAATATGTGGGCAACATGCATGGCAATGAAGTGGTTGGACGGGAACTATTGCTCAACCTCATTGAGTACCTCTGCCTTAACTACGGCACTGACCGGGAAGTCACAGCGTTGGTCAACAGCACACGTATTCACATTATGCCTTCAATGAACCCTGATGGCTATGAAGCAGCCCGTGAAG GTGATGAGAGAGGCTACAAAGGgcgcaacaacagcaacaatttGGACCTGAATCGCAATTTCCCAGACCAGTTTGGCACCATTAAAGATCCCAGGCAGCCAGAGACTATTGCTGTGATGAACTGGCTTAAAAGCATTCCGTTCGTCCTATCAGCCAATCTCCATGGAG GGTCTTTGGTGGTCAACTACCCTTTTGATGACGACAAAGAGATGAAAACTCATTACAGCAAGGCTCCTGATGACCAAGTTTTTCAGCAAGTGGCCCGAGCCTACTCAGAG GAAAACCTTCAGATGCACAATGGACACCCTTGTGCCAGACTGTACCCTGAAGAGTACTTTGCAGATGGCATCACCAATGGGGCCAGCTGGTACAATGTTGCTG GGGGCATGCAAGACTGGAATTACATTAACACCAACTGTTTTGAGGTGACTATTGAGTTGGGTTGTGTGAAGTACCCTTGGGCCAAGGACCTGCCCAAGTATTGGGAACAAAATCGGCGATCTTTGCTTGAGTTTATCCATCAG GTTCACCGTGGAATTAAAGGAACAGTCTCTGACAGTAGAAATGGTATGGGAATACCCAATGCCACCATTCAGGTGGAGgacattgacaaaaatatcaCCACAGCGCTCACTGGTGACTACTGGAGGCTGCTAGTCCAGGGGACTTATTCTATCACTGCCTCTGCCCATGG ATATCAATCTGTGAAAACCTATGCCACCGTGTCCAAGAATGGAGTGGAAGTGGTTGATTTCCGATTGACCAGGCTTGACTCAGAACCTCATGAGCAGCCATTACCTGGACCCCAGCCAAGCCATAAGTTGCCTGAGGTGGGCTTCGAGAGCATAATTAAGGATCTGTCTTTGGGTCAAGCATTAGAGGAACTGGTCCAGAGCACAAACACAGAGAACAGTTTCAGATTTAGAGGTTACAAGGACCTGTCTGCGTTCCTCCAAGGACTTAGCCACAACTATACAAAAATTACATCCTTGCAAAG TTTGGGCCATAGTGTTGAATTTCGAACTATTTGGGCACTGGAAATATCCAACAACCCTGGAGCGGCTGGTCCCTCTGAGCCAAAGGTGCGCTATGTGGCAGGGATCCATGGTAATGCACCTGTGGGAACTGAGCTGCTTCTCAATTTTGCTGCCTTGTTGTGTCACAACTATAACAAAAACCCAGTCATTACAAAG CTCATCAATGAAACAACAATTGTAATTGTGCCATTGATCAATCCAGATGGAAGGGAACAAGCAGTGGAGAAGCAGTGCACCTCTACCCGGGGATTCCCCAATGCTCATGGCAAAGATCTGGATACAGACTTTTTTG GAAATACATCCCAGCATGTAGTGGATCCACAGCCAGAGACCAGAGCAATGATGGACATGGTTTTAGATAAAAGCTACACACTGTCTGTGGCCCTTGAAAGCGGATCTCTTGTGGCTACTTATCCCTATGACAAACCTGTTCAGTCAG tgGAGAATGAAGGCACTCTCAAGTACTTGGCCAGCGTTTATGCCAAAAATCATCCCAAGATGCACCATGGCAACTCATCATGTGGAAATAATGGGCAgg cAAGCAACATTCCAGATGGAGTTATGAGGGCAGCTGAGAGACAAAGTCACATGGGGAGTATGAAG GACTTCAGCATGGACTTTGGCCAATGTCCAGAAATCACGGTATATACTGGATGTTGTCTCTTTCCTCCAATGGAACAGCTTGCCACACTCTgggcagaaaacaagaagcctCTTCTAAGAATGTTGGTGGAG GCTCATAAAGGGTTGCGAGGAATGGTGAGAGATAAGAGTGGGAAGCCTATTGTTGGTGCCATCATCGTCCTGAATGGTGGGGTGAAAGTTTTGACAGGAGAAGGTGGTCACTTCCATGCGCTGCTGGCTCCTGGCAACCACATGATTGAAGCGGTTGCTGATGGCTACCAGCAACAACGTCAGGAG GTAGTGGTGTCCTCCTATGAAGCAGCAAGATCCATCATCATTGAGTTTGACATGGACCACAGCATATTTGGTCTACCGAGAGAATTTGTGGTGGCCAGTGCAG CCGCCACCATGACAGCATTGGTGGTGACAGCTTGCATCATCTGGTGCGTATGCGCCGCCAAGTCCAATCGGCAAAAAGACGGTTTTCATCGACTGCGGCAGCACAGAGACGAGTACGACGACGAGATCCGACTAACGTCGATGGGTTCCAAGAAGTCTCTCCTTTCTCACGAGTTCCAGGACGAAAGTGAAAGTGACGAGGATACGTTATATGCCAACAAAATCTAA
- the crybb1l3 gene encoding crystallin, beta B1, like 3 isoform X2 has product MSHSGAQGSIGSHSAMALRSHKIHLYEFENFQGRKIELSAECRNLSDKGIEKIGSIRVENGPWVGFEQQNLTGEMFMLEKGEYPRWDTWSNSYRCDRLMSVRPVKMDPQDHKICLYECTNFEGRKMEVSDEDIPSLWSYGFQDRVASIQVTGGTWVAYQYPGYRGYQYIMEMGSFKHWNEWGAHQPQIQSIRRVKDMQTHRRGCFEMNSDSRSSYGLTGH; this is encoded by the exons ATGTCTCATTCTGGTGCTCAAGGAAGCATTGGCAGTCACTCTGCCATGGCCCTGAGAAGTCACAAG ATTCACCTGTATGAATTTGAAAACTTCCAAGGCCGTAAAATCGAGCTGTCCGCCGAGTGCCGGAATCTGAGCGACAAGGGGATAGAAAAAATTGGCTCCATTCGTGTTGAGAATGGACC GTGGGTTGGCTTTGAGCAGCAGAACCTGACTGGGGAGATGTTCATGTTGGAGAAGGGAGAATACCCCAGATGGGATACGTGGTCCAACAGCTACAGGTGTGACCGTCTGATGTCAGTCAGGCCAGTCAAAATG GACCCCCAGGACCACAAAATTTGCCTATATGAATGCACAAACTTTGAAGGCCGCAAGATGGAGGTCAGCGATGAGGATATTCCAAGCTTGTGGTCGTATGGCTTCCAGGACCGCGTTGCTAGCATTCAAGTCACGGGTGGAAC GTGGGTGGCTTACCAGTACCCTGGCTACCGTGGTTACCAGTATATCATGGAAATGGGCTCTTTTAAGCACTGGAACGAGTGGGGTGCCCACCAACCCCAGATTCAGTCCATCCGTAGGGTGAAAGATATGCAGACCCACCGCAGAGGGTGCTTTGAGATGAACTCCGACAGCCGTTCAAGCTATGGGCTGACAGGACATTAG